The following proteins come from a genomic window of Raphanus sativus cultivar WK10039 unplaced genomic scaffold, ASM80110v3 Scaffold0099, whole genome shotgun sequence:
- the LOC130501104 gene encoding protein argonaute 5-like, whose translation MFKKKMINGASVTRWTCVNFSTLSPISATKFCQELTKMCRDLGMHIQHITQIISYDPEKIEDALREIHKKTADLQLLIVILPDMTGSYGKIKKICETELGIVSQCIRPGTILERPHLFLPSLALKINIKAGGKNYVLDKHISMVQDTPTIIFGADVTHPTKAEQSSLAAVVASMDWPEISTYRALVSAQTGRREIIEDLYKLDGQGEHTGMIRDHLLAFIRKTNQRPGRLIFFRDGVGETQFGDVLRFELQAIRKACSSIEDFRPKITFVLVQKRHHTRLFPAQADKKDAATGNVLPGTVVDTVICHPRQFDFFLNSHAGVMGTNRSTHYHVLLDENKFSADDLQRLTNDLCYTFAKTTNSVSLVTPVFYAHLAAFRARYYVEDEMSAVHLPTVKDEVKEKMYFC comes from the exons ATGTTTAAAAAG AAAATGATCAATGGAGCAAGTGTAACTAGATGGACTTGTGTAAATTTCTCAACGCTTAGCCCTATTTCAGCCACAAAATTCTGTCAAGAATTGACTAAGATGTGCAGAGATTTAGGAATG CATATCCAACATATTACTCAAATCATCTCTTATGATCCTGAAAAGATTGAGGACGCACTGCGAGAGATCCACAAAAAGACAGCTGACCTCCAACTTTTGATTGTGATATTGCCTGATATGACTGGATCATATG GAAAGATCAAAAAGATATGTGAGACAGAGCTGGGCATTGTCTCGCAGTGTATTCGGCCAGGAACGATACTTGAGCGACCACACTTGTTTCTCCCCTCGCTAGCCTTGAAGATCAATATCAAG GCTGGGGGGAAAAACTATGTTCTTGACAAACACATCTCGATGGTACAAGACACGCCAACAATAATCTTCGGTGCTGACGTCACGCATCCAACAAAGGCCGAACAATCTTCTCTCGCTGCG GTTGTTGCTTCCATGGACTGGCCTGAGATAAGCACATACCGAGCATTGGTTTCTGCTCAGACTGGAAGACGTGAAATTATCGAGGACCTGTATAAGTTGGACGGCCAAGGAGAACACACTGGAATGATAAg GGACCATCTCTTAGCATTCATTAGAAAGACAAATCAAAGACCTGGAAGACTCATCTTCTTCCG TGACGGGGTAGGGGAAACACAGTTTGGGGACGTGTTGCGTTTTGAGCTACAGGCTATACGCAAAGCTTGTTCGTCTATAGAGGATTTTCGTCCAAAGATAACCTTTGTGCTTGTCCAGAAAAGACACCACACGCGGTTGTTTCCTGCTCAAGCGGATAAGAAGGATGCTGCTACTGGCAATGTTCTTCCAG GTACTGTAGTTGACACAGTTATTTGTCACCCGCGCCAGTTTGATTTCTTTTTGAACAGCCACGCAGGTGTGATG GGTACAAACAGATCTACCCATTACCATGTTCTCTTGGACGAGAACAAATTTTCTGCTGATGATTTGCAAAGGCTTACTAACGACCTTTGCTACAC GTTTGCCAAGACTACCAATTCTGTCTCGCTTGTCACCCCTGTCTTCTACGCCCATTTGGCTGCGTTTAGAGCACGCTACTACGTGGAGGATGAAATGTCTGCTGTGCATCTTCCGACAGTGAAAGATGAAGTGAAAGAGAAGATGTACTTTTGCTAA